The DNA window AAGGACAGCGCGCTTATGGGCAGGTACTTTAATTAAGGCGCGCCTAATCCCTCAGCCTGTCGATCTTGTACCCATGCTTCCCATAGCCCTTGATCAATACAGTAATTTACAAAGCGGAGCCGTCGCTTATCACCACCGCCATGTTCGAGAAAAACATCCAGCCGTTTGGAAGGCAACAGAGCCCGGACACGATCCGCCCATTCAATGACACAGATGCCGGAGCCTTCCACGAAATCTTCATAGCCTAAATGCAGCAATTCTTCTGCTTCGCACAAACGGTATACGTCCAAATGATAGACTGTTTTTTCGGGAACGCCGTATTCGTTCACCAACGTAAAAGTAGGGCTGTGAACGGAAGCATCTCCATAAAAATGACGGACAATGCCGCGGGTCAAACAGGTTTTTCCGGAAGCCAATTCGCCGTATAGCGCGACCACGGTTCCCGGACTTAGATAAGGCGCAATGCTCTCCCCCAGTGCTTCCGTTTCTTCTTCACTCGTGGTGATGCAATCAAAATGAGGCATAGCGGTGACTCTGCTTCAAAATTGTATGGTAGAGATCAATGTATTTTTTGGAGGATTGGTTCCAAGAATAATTCGCAACCATAGCATTATGACGTAACTGCGCCAATAATTCTTTGTTCTCATAGACCTGCACGGCATCCCGAATTGAACGCCACAGCGCTTGCCATGTAAAGGCTGTAAAAGAGAATCCGGTTGCTCCGTGAACGCCTCCTGTAAGAGGTCGATAGGGCGTTACCGTGTCGGCAAGTCCGCCCGTGCGCCGAACAACAGGAAGCGTGCCATAAGCCAGGGAATAGAGCTGGGTCAACCCGCAGGGTTCATATCGTGAGGGCATCAACAAGAAGTCAGAGCCTGCTTGAACAGCGTGGGCACGGGGAATATCAAAGCCGAGATAAACGGCAATCTGATTTGGATATCGGGCGGCGGCCTCATTCATTTTCGCTTCCAAGGCAGGATCCCCTGTGCCCAACACAACAAGCTGTAAGCCCAGTTGCGCCAATTCATCAAGAGCATCGGAGATTAAATCCATTCCCTTTTGCCAGTGTAAACGACTGATGACTCCAAAGAGGGGCGCGTTGCTTCTCGGCAACCTGAACATATCTTGAAGCGCGGTTTTGCACAGTTTCTTGCCGCCCATAGTATTGCTGTCAAAGGGTGAAGCAATATGAGGGTCCGTGGCAGGATTCCACAAACCATAGTCTACACCATTCAATATGCCGTGAAGATCGTCGCGCCGCGAGCCGAGCACACCGTGTAATCCGGAACCATATTCTACAGTCTGTATTTCGCGGGCATAGCGCGGGCTTACCGTGCTGATGGCGTTGGCAAATAGCAACGCGCCCTTCATCAAATTCATATCGCCTTCGTACTCTAGATATTCCGGAGTAAAAAGAGCGGGATCAAGTCCGGTTCGTGGAAACAGATTTGCACTGTACCGGCCCTGATACGCTAAATTATGAACGGTAAAGAGGCTTGCCATTCCTTGGTAAAAAGGGTCTGCGGCAAGCTGTGTTTTAAGGAGGATCGGCACCGGAGCCGTATGCCAGTCATTGCAATGGATCACATGCGGCCGCCATCCGGTAGATTTGATTCCATCAAGAACAGCTTGACAAAAAAAGCAATAGCGTTCTGCGTTGTCGTCATATTCATAAGCGCCCGAACCGTAAATCGTGTCCCTGCCAAAATAGCCTTCATGCTCAATCAGGTATAAAGGAATCTGGGTTCCCGGAACGCGCCCGGTTCGAAAAGCACCATAAACAGCTTTGCCTTCAATCTGAGCGCGGCACAGCTGCGACGTTGTACCACGATATTCTTTAGGGATCTGCGCATAGCAAGGCATGGCAAGCCGTATGTCAACACCTTGCTCCTGTAAGGCGGGCGGTAACGCTGCTGCTACTTCCGCCAATCCGCCGGTACTTACCAAGGGGCTCAACTCAGAAGTAAGATATAAGATACGTAAAGGATCTTTCAATGGGCCTGTTCCTTCCTTAATTATGAAGCAGTATTTTATCATAGCTCCCCATAGAAGCTGTATCGCGGAGCGTGTTTCTGGGCTAAGGGGCGTGCGACATTAATCGGAACTCAACTTCCACAAACTGATACCGTCCCGTCGTTCAGCAGCTGTCTTATAAGAAAATCTCAGATTCCGAAGGCTTATGACTTTCTATTATTATTGCACGAATCCCCGCCTGACTTGAAGTGTCCTTAAAAAGGATAGTAGAATCAATCTTATAATAAGGGAGTTTATTTATACGGTTGT is part of the Candidatus Hydrogenedentota bacterium genome and encodes:
- the tsaE gene encoding tRNA (adenosine(37)-N6)-threonylcarbamoyltransferase complex ATPase subunit type 1 TsaE, translated to MPHFDCITTSEEETEALGESIAPYLSPGTVVALYGELASGKTCLTRGIVRHFYGDASVHSPTFTLVNEYGVPEKTVYHLDVYRLCEAEELLHLGYEDFVEGSGICVIEWADRVRALLPSKRLDVFLEHGGGDKRRLRFVNYCIDQGLWEAWVQDRQAEGLGAP
- the glgA gene encoding glycogen synthase GlgA; translated protein: MKDPLRILYLTSELSPLVSTGGLAEVAAALPPALQEQGVDIRLAMPCYAQIPKEYRGTTSQLCRAQIEGKAVYGAFRTGRVPGTQIPLYLIEHEGYFGRDTIYGSGAYEYDDNAERYCFFCQAVLDGIKSTGWRPHVIHCNDWHTAPVPILLKTQLAADPFYQGMASLFTVHNLAYQGRYSANLFPRTGLDPALFTPEYLEYEGDMNLMKGALLFANAISTVSPRYAREIQTVEYGSGLHGVLGSRRDDLHGILNGVDYGLWNPATDPHIASPFDSNTMGGKKLCKTALQDMFRLPRSNAPLFGVISRLHWQKGMDLISDALDELAQLGLQLVVLGTGDPALEAKMNEAAARYPNQIAVYLGFDIPRAHAVQAGSDFLLMPSRYEPCGLTQLYSLAYGTLPVVRRTGGLADTVTPYRPLTGGVHGATGFSFTAFTWQALWRSIRDAVQVYENKELLAQLRHNAMVANYSWNQSSKKYIDLYHTILKQSHRYASF